A window of the Penaeus monodon isolate SGIC_2016 chromosome 11, NSTDA_Pmon_1, whole genome shotgun sequence genome harbors these coding sequences:
- the LOC119578523 gene encoding protein TsetseEP-like — MAPHFSGASAIKYTDTLIQPEPTPDTLIQPEPTPNTLIQPEPTPNTLIQPEPTPNTLIQPEPTPNTLIQPEPTPNTLIQPEPTPNTLIQPEPTPDTLIQPEPTPDTLIQPEPTPNTLIQPEPTPDTLIQPEPTPNTLIQPEPTPNQPETT; from the exons ATGGCGCCGCATTTTTCAGGAGCATCAGCGATCAAGTACACAG aCACCCTGATTCAACCTGAACCAACCCCAGACACCCTGATTCAACCTgaaccaaccccaaacaccctGATTCAACCTgaaccaaccccaaacaccctGATTCAACCTgaaccaaccccaaacaccctGATTCAACCTgaaccaaccccaaacaccctGATTCAACCTgaaccaaccccaaacaccctGATTCAACCTGAGCCAACCCCAAACACCCTGATTCAACCTGAACCAACCCCAGACACCCTGATTCAACCTGAACCAACCCCAGACACCCTGATTCAACCTGAGCCAACCCCAAACACCCTGATTCAACCTGAACCAACCCCAGACACCCTGATTCAACCTGAGCCAACCCCAAACACCCTGATTCAACCtgaaccaaccccaaaccaacccgaAACGACTTGA